One Streptomyces sp. V4I8 genomic window carries:
- a CDS encoding ABC transporter permease produces the protein MDLARTEVAARRKRGAATRLGLVAVPVAFFALFFAYPVAAIVARGLQVDGVWQFGRLADVLGQSDIRHVLWFTTWQALASTALTLLIALPGAYVFARFDFPGKQILRAVVTVPFVLPTVVVGTAFLALLGRGGLLDELWGVRLDTTVWAILLAHVFFNYAVVVRTVGGLWAQLDPRQEEAARMLGASPLKAWRQVTLPALAPAVAAAALMVFLFTFTSFGVVQILGGPAFSTLEVEIYRQTSEIFDLSTAAVLTIIQFLAVGAILAVHAWTVRRRESALRLVDASVTARRPRGAGQWALLAGVLAVIVVLLLLPLAVLVQRSLDAPDFGYYRALTDADGGVFLVAPIEAIGNSLQYAVVATLIAVLIGGLAAAALTRRDAGRFVRGFDALLMLPLGVSAVTVGFGFLIALDEPPLDLRSTWILVPLAQALVGVPFVVRTMLPVLRAVDQRLREAASVLGASPWRVWREVDLPMVRRALLIAAGFAFAVSLGEFGATVFIARPDNPTLPVAVARLLGRAGELNYGQAMALSTVLMVVCAVALLVLERLRTDRTGEF, from the coding sequence GTGGACCTCGCTCGTACTGAAGTAGCCGCCCGGCGGAAGAGGGGCGCGGCGACGCGGCTCGGCCTCGTCGCCGTGCCCGTCGCGTTCTTCGCGCTCTTCTTCGCCTACCCCGTCGCCGCGATCGTCGCGCGCGGTCTGCAGGTGGACGGGGTATGGCAGTTCGGGCGCCTCGCGGACGTGCTCGGGCAGTCCGACATCCGGCACGTCCTGTGGTTCACTACCTGGCAGGCCCTCGCCTCCACCGCGCTGACCCTGCTGATCGCGCTGCCGGGCGCCTACGTCTTCGCCCGCTTCGACTTCCCCGGCAAACAGATCCTGCGCGCCGTCGTGACCGTCCCCTTCGTGCTGCCGACGGTCGTCGTCGGTACGGCGTTCCTCGCGCTCCTAGGCCGCGGCGGACTCCTCGACGAGCTCTGGGGCGTACGGCTGGACACCACTGTGTGGGCCATCCTGCTCGCGCACGTCTTCTTCAACTACGCGGTCGTCGTACGGACGGTCGGCGGCCTCTGGGCGCAGCTGGACCCGCGGCAGGAGGAGGCCGCGCGGATGCTCGGGGCGTCGCCCCTCAAAGCCTGGCGTCAGGTCACCCTCCCGGCCCTCGCGCCCGCCGTGGCCGCCGCCGCGCTGATGGTCTTCCTGTTCACCTTCACCTCCTTCGGTGTGGTGCAGATCCTCGGCGGCCCGGCCTTCTCGACCCTCGAAGTGGAGATCTACCGGCAGACCTCCGAGATCTTCGACCTGTCCACCGCAGCCGTCCTGACGATCATCCAGTTCCTCGCGGTGGGCGCGATCCTCGCCGTGCACGCCTGGACGGTACGGCGACGGGAGAGCGCCCTGCGCCTGGTGGACGCGTCGGTGACCGCGCGGCGACCGCGCGGGGCGGGGCAGTGGGCGCTGCTGGCCGGTGTCCTGGCCGTCATCGTCGTCCTCCTGCTGCTGCCGCTGGCCGTGCTGGTGCAGCGCTCGCTGGACGCGCCCGACTTCGGCTACTACCGGGCGCTGACCGACGCCGACGGCGGGGTCTTCCTCGTCGCGCCGATCGAGGCGATCGGCAATTCGCTCCAGTACGCCGTCGTCGCCACCCTCATCGCCGTGCTGATCGGCGGGCTGGCCGCGGCTGCGCTGACCCGACGGGACGCCGGCCGGTTCGTACGGGGCTTCGACGCGCTGTTGATGCTGCCGCTCGGGGTGTCCGCGGTGACGGTCGGGTTCGGGTTCCTGATCGCGCTGGACGAGCCGCCGCTGGACCTCCGCAGTACCTGGATCCTCGTGCCGCTGGCCCAGGCGCTGGTCGGGGTGCCCTTCGTCGTACGGACCATGCTGCCCGTGCTGCGGGCCGTCGACCAGCGGCTGCGCGAGGCGGCCTCGGTGCTGGGGGCCTCGCCCTGGCGGGTCTGGCGTGAGGTGGATCTGCCCATGGTGCGGCGGGCGCTGCTGATCGCCGCCGGGTTCGCCTTCGCGGTGTCGCTCGGCGAGTTCGGGGCGACCGTGTTCATCGCCCGGCCCGACAACCCGACGCTGCCGGTCGCCGTCGCGCGGCTGCTGGGGCGCGCCGGCGAGCTCAACTACGGCCAGGCGATGGCCCTTTCGACGGTACTGATGGTGGTGTGCGCGGTGGCGCTGCTGGTGCTGGAGCGGCTGCGAACGGATCGGACGGGGGAGTTCTAG
- a CDS encoding ABC transporter ATP-binding protein yields MLLSLAGATVRFGGRAVLDAVDLDVAEHEIVCVLGPSGSGKSTLLRAVAGLQPLDAGQVSLDGRDQAGVPAHKRGVGLMFQDHQLFPQRDVGGNVAFGARMHGASKGEQAERVRELLDLVGLPGAARRAVASLSGGEQQRVALARALAPRPRLLMLDEPLGQLDRSLRERLVVELRELFGRLGTTVLAVTHDQGEAFALADRVVVMRDGRIAQTGTPLEVWQRPVDEFVARFLGFDNVVEGTVAGEAADTPWGKLPVGEGAAQGTRTLLVRPAGVRLVAADAGLRCTVGARTFKGTHVALHLQPEDAPRLEAACALRDAPEVGDEVGVEFDVAEIVVLG; encoded by the coding sequence ATGCTGTTGAGTCTGGCGGGCGCGACCGTACGCTTCGGCGGGCGGGCCGTGCTGGACGCCGTCGACCTCGATGTCGCCGAGCACGAGATCGTGTGCGTGCTCGGGCCGAGCGGCAGCGGAAAGTCGACCCTGCTGCGGGCGGTGGCGGGGCTGCAACCCCTCGATGCCGGGCAGGTGTCGCTCGACGGGCGGGACCAGGCCGGGGTGCCCGCGCACAAGCGGGGCGTCGGCCTGATGTTCCAGGACCATCAGCTGTTCCCGCAGCGGGACGTCGGCGGCAATGTGGCCTTCGGGGCGCGGATGCATGGTGCCTCGAAGGGTGAACAGGCCGAGCGGGTACGGGAGTTGCTCGACCTGGTCGGACTGCCGGGCGCCGCCCGCCGGGCCGTCGCCTCGCTCTCCGGCGGGGAACAGCAGCGCGTGGCGCTGGCCCGCGCGCTCGCCCCCCGGCCGCGGCTGCTGATGCTGGATGAGCCCCTGGGGCAGCTCGACCGCTCGCTGCGGGAGCGCCTTGTCGTCGAACTCCGCGAGCTGTTCGGCCGGTTGGGCACCACGGTGCTGGCGGTGACGCACGACCAGGGCGAGGCCTTCGCGCTCGCCGACCGGGTCGTGGTGATGCGGGACGGGCGGATCGCCCAGACCGGCACGCCGCTGGAGGTGTGGCAGCGGCCGGTGGACGAGTTCGTGGCGCGCTTCCTCGGGTTCGATAACGTGGTCGAGGGCACCGTGGCCGGGGAGGCCGCGGACACGCCCTGGGGCAAGCTGCCGGTGGGCGAGGGCGCCGCGCAGGGCACGCGCACACTGCTCGTACGGCCGGCCGGTGTGCGGCTTGTCGCCGCCGACGCGGGGCTGCGCTGCACGGTCGGCGCGCGGACGTTCAAGGGCACGCATGTCGCCCTGCACCTCCAGCCGGAGGACGCGCCGCGCCTCGAAGCCGCGTGTGCGCTGCGGGACGCCCCCGAGGTCGGGGACGAGGTCGGCGTGGAGTTCGACGTGGCGGAAATTGTCGTGCTGGGCTGA
- a CDS encoding maleylpyruvate isomerase family mycothiol-dependent enzyme has protein sequence MTSLPHDRYCDEIAHQVGLLRAVVTSGADLSATVPTCPDWSLEQLVRHTGGALRWVELMVRTRAQEEIPEEKVPLAGGPDEKGDPAALDAWLAETGEMIVGALREAGPDAEVWGWAGVLNAGFWARRMTHEVTVHRADATLAAGQPYDVAPDIAADAIDEWLEIVEWAQRTLPDDPARELRRPGSSIHLHATDNTPGVHAEWVVDLAEDVINWRRGHEKATVALRGPLTAVLLAFYRRLPLDSPEVEVLGERELLEFWLERATFG, from the coding sequence ATGACGTCACTCCCGCATGATCGCTACTGCGACGAAATCGCCCACCAGGTCGGCCTGTTGAGAGCAGTGGTGACCTCCGGTGCCGACCTGTCGGCCACCGTGCCGACCTGCCCGGACTGGTCGCTGGAACAGCTCGTGCGGCATACGGGCGGCGCCCTGCGCTGGGTGGAACTGATGGTGCGGACACGGGCGCAGGAGGAGATCCCCGAGGAGAAGGTCCCTCTCGCCGGAGGCCCGGACGAGAAGGGCGACCCCGCCGCTCTGGACGCCTGGCTGGCGGAGACCGGCGAGATGATCGTCGGAGCACTGCGGGAGGCCGGGCCGGACGCCGAGGTGTGGGGGTGGGCCGGGGTCCTCAACGCCGGGTTCTGGGCCCGCCGTATGACCCACGAGGTCACCGTCCACCGCGCGGACGCGACGCTCGCCGCGGGACAGCCCTACGACGTTGCCCCGGACATCGCCGCCGACGCGATCGACGAGTGGCTGGAGATCGTGGAGTGGGCGCAGCGGACGCTGCCGGACGACCCGGCGCGGGAGCTGCGGCGGCCGGGGAGCAGCATCCATCTGCACGCGACGGACAACACCCCCGGCGTCCACGCGGAGTGGGTTGTCGACCTCGCCGAGGACGTCATCAACTGGCGGCGCGGCCACGAGAAGGCGACCGTCGCACTCCGCGGCCCCCTCACCGCCGTACTGCTCGCCTTCTACCGTCGGCTGCCGCTGGACAGCCCCGAGGTGGAGGTGCTCGGCGAGCGGGAGCTGCTGGAGTTCTGGCTGGAGCGGGCGACCTTCGGGTGA
- a CDS encoding LAETG motif-containing sortase-dependent surface protein — protein MQLVRTKVSINRRTVARSVRALGVASASAALALGLAGNALACNISEFSAEAKCDGDKGVITVTDVDPSGVPATVSVFLQNNGADLKKVGEQVVKGSREGVTITFAEDWKPDAEYRVHIKAAGYVDEDIKPNLTTPSTACKKTEEEPPAPSDTPTPSDAASAPAEETDSPTPTPSESESTTPADTASSAPSPAAGDSNLAETGANSNTGLIAGIAVALVAVGGGAVFFGLRRRGASSDR, from the coding sequence ATGCAACTCGTAAGGACAAAAGTGTCCATAAACCGCCGTACTGTCGCGCGTTCCGTGCGCGCTCTTGGTGTTGCCTCCGCCTCGGCCGCGCTCGCGCTCGGCCTCGCGGGCAACGCGCTCGCGTGCAACATCAGTGAATTCTCCGCCGAAGCCAAGTGCGACGGCGACAAGGGTGTCATCACGGTCACCGACGTGGACCCCAGCGGCGTCCCGGCGACCGTCAGCGTCTTCCTGCAGAACAACGGCGCCGACCTGAAGAAGGTCGGCGAGCAGGTGGTCAAGGGCTCGCGCGAGGGTGTCACCATCACCTTCGCCGAGGACTGGAAGCCGGACGCCGAGTACCGCGTCCACATCAAGGCCGCCGGCTATGTCGACGAGGACATCAAGCCGAACCTGACGACGCCGTCCACGGCCTGCAAGAAGACCGAGGAGGAGCCGCCGGCTCCGTCGGACACCCCGACCCCGTCGGACGCCGCCTCGGCCCCGGCCGAGGAGACCGACTCCCCGACCCCGACGCCCTCGGAGAGCGAGAGCACCACCCCCGCGGACACGGCGAGCAGCGCCCCGTCCCCGGCGGCCGGTGACTCCAACCTCGCCGAGACCGGCGCGAACTCCAACACCGGCCTGATCGCCGGCATCGCGGTCGCCCTGGTCGCGGTCGGTGGCGGCGCGGTCTTCTTCGGCCTGCGCCGTCGCGGGGCGAGCAGCGACCGCTGA
- a CDS encoding LOG family protein, translated as MQTMPAHAAHHNDREIETLEEFDATVSARGSLAGFRVQAVDLTDRTRELLGTDTAGALFLGCPMREEAAAKIRTDGALVFPPVPGLPFDPYRGLVYSPDELFASLAADGYESTPDAQAYAWFQRTKADGDIYASMLRAVHDDSISDALDELLSGARVVGVMGGHAMRRGTEAYEGAARLGRELARAGLTVATGGGPGAMEAANLGAYAAPYDEEMLTEALRLLAKAPLFTPSITEWATAAFEVRARWPKGGRSVGIPTWFYGHEPPNPFASHLAKYFANATREDGLLARSNAGVVFLPGAAGTVQEIFDNATPNYYESRGEPTPMVLVNRAHWTEKLPTWPLLQALARERSMESRIALVDRIEEAPEALKRLSD; from the coding sequence GTGCAGACGATGCCCGCCCATGCGGCCCACCACAACGACCGTGAGATAGAGACGCTGGAGGAGTTCGACGCGACCGTCTCGGCGCGCGGCTCCCTCGCCGGATTCCGCGTCCAGGCCGTCGATCTGACGGACCGTACGCGCGAACTGCTCGGCACCGACACGGCGGGCGCCCTCTTCCTCGGCTGCCCGATGCGCGAGGAGGCGGCGGCCAAGATCCGCACGGACGGCGCCCTCGTCTTCCCGCCGGTCCCGGGTCTGCCCTTCGACCCGTACCGCGGCCTGGTCTACTCCCCCGACGAACTCTTCGCCTCCCTGGCGGCGGACGGCTACGAGAGCACGCCCGACGCCCAGGCGTACGCCTGGTTCCAGCGCACCAAGGCGGACGGCGACATCTACGCCTCCATGCTCCGCGCGGTCCACGACGACTCGATATCGGACGCGCTCGACGAACTCCTTTCCGGCGCACGGGTGGTGGGCGTCATGGGCGGCCACGCGATGCGGCGCGGCACGGAGGCGTACGAGGGTGCCGCGCGGCTCGGCCGGGAGCTGGCCCGCGCCGGTCTCACGGTCGCCACCGGCGGCGGGCCGGGCGCGATGGAAGCGGCCAACCTCGGCGCGTACGCCGCCCCGTACGACGAGGAGATGCTCACCGAAGCGCTGCGGCTCCTGGCGAAGGCCCCCCTGTTCACGCCCTCGATCACCGAGTGGGCCACGGCGGCCTTCGAGGTGCGTGCCCGCTGGCCGAAGGGCGGCCGCTCCGTCGGCATCCCGACCTGGTTCTACGGCCATGAGCCGCCGAACCCCTTCGCCTCCCACCTCGCCAAGTACTTCGCCAACGCCACCCGCGAGGACGGCCTCCTGGCCCGCTCGAACGCGGGTGTCGTCTTCCTGCCGGGTGCCGCCGGCACCGTTCAGGAGATCTTCGACAACGCGACGCCGAACTACTACGAGTCGCGCGGCGAGCCGACGCCGATGGTGCTCGTGAACCGGGCCCACTGGACGGAGAAGTTGCCGACCTGGCCGCTGCTGCAGGCCCTCGCCCGGGAGCGGTCGATGGAGTCCCGGATCGCCCTCGTCGACCGGATCGAGGAGGCTCCGGAGGCGCTGAAACGTCTCAGCGATTAA
- a CDS encoding VOC family protein produces MTAPAYQQMIFLNLPVNDLDASKKFFTELGYSLNPQFSDENAASVVISDTIVAMLLTKSFYSTFTKKEIADASKTSEVLICLSAESREKVDELVEKAVAAGGTASDQVQDPGFMYGRAFDDLDGHTWEVVWMDPSAIEG; encoded by the coding sequence ATGACCGCCCCCGCGTACCAGCAGATGATCTTCCTGAACCTGCCCGTGAACGACCTCGACGCCTCGAAGAAGTTCTTCACGGAGCTCGGTTACTCGCTCAACCCGCAGTTCAGCGACGAGAACGCGGCCTCCGTCGTGATCAGCGACACCATCGTCGCGATGCTGCTCACCAAGTCGTTCTACTCGACCTTCACCAAGAAGGAGATCGCGGACGCCTCGAAGACGAGCGAGGTGCTGATCTGTCTGAGCGCCGAGAGCCGCGAGAAGGTCGACGAGCTGGTCGAGAAGGCCGTCGCGGCCGGCGGCACGGCCTCGGACCAGGTCCAGGACCCCGGCTTCATGTACGGCCGCGCCTTCGACGACCTCGACGGCCACACCTGGGAGGTCGTCTGGATGGACCCGTCGGCCATCGAGGGCTGA